A region from the Chelmon rostratus isolate fCheRos1 chromosome 6, fCheRos1.pri, whole genome shotgun sequence genome encodes:
- the LOC121607449 gene encoding DENN domain-containing protein 5B-like isoform X1 codes for MSGTAAATGSASCRFAHYFVVCGVDTETGLEPDDGAALIIFLLSNRDGPFPESSAAGESFEQSPIRRSFKSKVLVHYPESTDRNPFNKDAVNMLCMPRGLSFRTQADRLDPQFHSFTMSFDDGTRSYGFVHTFYEEVTSAPIITAMHTLCQMHHVEHHSASSASSPSSSSSSASSPSTCSMDSLVSSLDESDAESLAGLSACLGCAGSFDPARDTLYVSKALCLFTPLPFLQAARQFLSQLHQAVTSHTAPPLPLESYIHNILYEVPLPPPGRSLRFYGVQGPIVCQRPGPGELPLGEYPLGEAFSLLGVDNMVQLLTCALLETQVLLCSQDYQRLMTVAEGITTLLFPFQWQHIYLPIVSAPLHHLLDAPVPFLMGIQRREGAQRTSLHLPHEANLCFVDIDNHCVEAPEDLPVFPDQIELIQELSEVLLRFGLPPQGGAITNPATTSPRLSSLVLEDLMEDRRNGNLGGEELAVLERLQALARRCGGGKMSDGGKTLGHVFEEEEEELKAVKLNIQLREVFAGRFAAMFGRYEDFVIHSALDLDSWLTNREGTFSFDKGSFLAVQPATHLHFLSRFLETSMFSSFVDGKVISRWADREPMQQLFDSRLERERLYDTDEEDSRNCRYRKCTSLFESAQAIERRLLKADHTAIHPHLLDMRIGQGRHQQGYFPKLQADVLAQGQNTHKWSSRVTASRRTDPKRSTVNDHSGVDNEQRQKHTFTRKNLRQSKLLDSSPQAVTQTHREFVDGLLSECRLKTKRMLMERMGKESVELGQGEANITGLQENTLIHGLCDLLERTWGHGLQLKQGKSALWSHLLHYQAAQGKTETPAESPGSDGSEQRTFDDGAQVLKGSLIQDMRFIQTMSEGLSEVGQARAWIHLALEKKMLSQHLKELLTNQELLRHLYKPHAFLLCEEEREQFLFHLLSLNTVDHLCFTRVFTSISIPYRVVIIPMKKLSIAIATVNPWVCVSGELGDSGVRQISKNTQEIFFQVCVRSSALRATLQLCFSFQCKNLGRLSTLQLGQENSGLLAKCLIDCVMVYNEITGHTYKFPCGRWLGKGVGDGSLERVLIGQLVSPGGEEDAGRWTGTPPELASPSQSVRTVLGSLGSRSRMLSVEVQEDMREAANNLVKHFHKPEQERGNLTVLLCGEGGLVLSLEKFLLHGFKSNRLFQRNVFVWDFVEKAVVSMETADQMGDLHGSTLTMGPPCDSLCHYVNAINASPRNIGKEGKFQLFVCLGIRDRLLSQWLPLLAQFPLTARTYEEGALLRDRAAVHSLYRILHTLNEFTITLETALVKGVDL; via the exons ATGAGCGGGACTGCGGCGGCCACAGGATCGGCTTCTTGCCGTTTCGCCCActattttgttgtgtgtggaGTGGACACGGAGACGGGCCTGGAGCCGGACGATGGAGCGG CTctcatcatcttcctgctctcaAACAGAGATGGACCCTTT CCAGAG agctctgctgcag gaGAGTCCTTTGAGCAGAGCCCCATTCGACGCTCCTTCAAGTCAAAGGTTCTGGTGCACTACCCTGAAAGCACAGACAGGAACCCCTTCAATAAAGATGCTGTCAACATG ctctgtATGCCGAGGGGTCTTTCCTTCCGCACGCAGGCAGACCGGCTCGATCCTCAGTTCCACTCATTCACGATGTCTTTTGACGATGGCACGCGCTCCTACGGCTTCGTCCACACCTTCTACGAGGAGGTGACCAGTGCTCCGATCATCACTGCCATGCACACTCTCTGCCAGATGCACCACGTGGAGCACCATTCAGcttcctccgcctcctctccctcctcctcgtcttcgtCTGCTTCCTCgccctccacctgcagcatGGACTCGCTTGTGAGCAGCTTGGATGAGTCGGACGCAGAGTCTCTGGCGGGGCTGTCCGCCTGCCTCGGCTGTGCAGGCTCCTTCGATCCAGCACGGGACACACTGTATGTGTCCAAAGCCCTCTGTCTCTTCACGCCGCTCCCCTTCCTGCAAGCCGCTCGACAGTTTCTGTCTCAGCTGCACCAGGCTGTGACGTCACACACAGCCCCACCCCTCCCACTGGAGAGCTACATCCATAATATCCTCTACGAGGTGCCCCTGCCTCCTCCTGGCAGGTCGTTGAGGTTTTACGGGGTGCAGGGACCTATTGTGTGCCAGCGGCCCGGGCCGGGTGAGCTTCCACTGGGAGAGTACCCTCTTGGAGAGGCATTTTCCCTGCTGGGTGTGGACAATATGGTGCAACTACTTACCTGTGCACTTCTGGAGACACAAGTCCTGCTTTGCTCGCAAG ACTACCAGCGCTTGATGACAGTGGCAGAGGGCATCACCACCTTGCTATTCCCATTCCAGTGGCAACACATCTACCTTCCCATTGTTTCTGCACCACTGCATCACCTCCTGGATGCTCCTGTGCCGTTCCTGATGGGTATCCAGCGCAGAGAGGGAGCTCAGCGGACCTCCCTCCACCTTCCACACGAG GCCAACCTGTGTTTCGTAGACATTGACAACCACTGTGTCGAGGCCCCCGAAGACCTTCCTGTGTTCCCAGACCAGATTGAGCTAATTCAGGAACTGAGTGAGGTGCTGCTGCGTTTTGGGCTCCCACCACAGGGCGGTGCGATCACTAATCCTGCCACCACCTCCCCTCGCCTGAGCAGCCTGGTGCTGGAGGATCTGATGGAGGACAGAAGGAACGGGAACCTCGGAGGCGAGGAGCTGGCGGTGCTGGAGAGGCTGCAGGCTCTAGCACGGAGGTGTGGGGGAGGAAAAATGTCAGATGGAGGGAAGACGCTGGGCCACgtgtttgaggaggaggaggaagagttgaAGGCTGTGAAGCTGAACATTCAGCTGCGGGAGGTGTTTGCTGGACGTTTTGCTGCCATGTTTGGCAGGTATGAGGATTTTGTCATCCACAGCGCTCTTGATTTGGACTCCTGGTTGACCAACCGAGAGGGGACGTTCAGCTTTGACAAG GGTTCCTTCCTCGCAGTTCAGCCTGCCACCCACTTGCACTTCTTGTCCCGGTTCCTAGAGACGtccatgttttcttcttttgtggaTGGGAAGGTGATATCTCGCTGGGCAGACAGAGAGCcaatgcagcagctgtttgacagcCGTCTGGAGAGAGAGCGGCTGTATGACACAGACGAAGAGGACTCCCGTAACTGTCGCTACAGGAAATGCACCTCGCTCTTTGAGTCAG ctcaggcCATTGAGCGCAGGCTGCTGAAGGCTGACCACACAGCCATACACCCCCACCTGCTGGACATGAGGATTGGCCAGGGTCGTCACCAGCAGGGCTACTTCCCCAAGCTGCAGGCTGATGTGCTCGCACAGGGACAAAATACCCACAA GTGGTCCAGTCGTGTTACAGCTTCACGCAGGACCGACCCCAAGAGGTCAACGGTGAATGACCACTCTGGAGTGGACAATGAACAGAGACAG AAGCACACATTTACAAGGAAGAACCTCCGCCAGTCCAAGCTGCTTGACTCATCGCCTCAAGCTGTCACTCAGACTCACCGAGAGTTTGTCGACGGGCTGCTGAGCGAGTGTCGTCTGAAG accAAACGGATGCTGATGGAGAGGATGGGGAAGGAGAGCGTGGaactgggtcagggagaggcCAACATCACAGGCCTGCAGGAGAACACGCTCATCCACGGGCTGTGTGACCTACTGGAGAGAACCTGGGGCCATGGTCTGCAGCTGaaacag GGGAAGTCTGCTCTTTGGTCCCATCTGCTTCACTATCAGGCGGCCCAGGGGAAGACAGAGACACCAGCTGAGTCTCCAG GGTCTGACGGTTCAGAACAGAGAACGTTTGATGATGGCGCTCAGGTTCTGAAAGGATCCTTGATACAAGACATGAG GTTTATCCAGACCATGAGTGAGGGTCTGTCTGAAGTGGGTCAGGCTCGGGCCTGGATCCACCTGGCTCTGGAGAAGAAAATGCTATCCCAACACCTTAAAGAGCTGCTGACAAACCAGGAGCTGCTCAG GCATCTGTATAAACCCCATGCTTTCCTACTCTGCGAGGAAGAAAGGGAGCAGTTTTTGTTCCACCTGCTCTCTCTTAACACTGTGGACCACCTCTGCTTCACACGCGTCTTCACCTCCATCA GTATTCCATACCGTGTTGTTATAATACCCATGAAGAAGCTGAGCATTGCAATAGCAACTGTTAACCCTTGGGTGTGCGTGTCAGGAGAGCTGGGTGATTCAGGAGTTCGACAGATATCGAAGAATACACAAGAGATTTTTTTCCAGGTTTGTGTGCGCTCCTCAGCGCTAAG AGCCACACTTCAACTGTGCTTCTCATTTCAGTGCAAGAACCTGGGCAGGCTGAGCACTCTGCAGCTGGGACAGGAGAACTCTGGCTTGCTGGCCAAATGTCTGATAGACTGTGTGATGGTGTATAATGAGATCACTGGACACACCTACAA GTTCCCATGTGGCCGATGGCTGGGGAAAGGCGTGGGTGATGGGAGCTTGGAAAGAGTTCTTATTGGTCAGCTGGTGTCAcctggtggagaggaggacgctggaAGGTGGACAGGGACGCCTCCGGAGCTGGCCTCTCCTTCCCAGAGTGTGCGGACAGTGCTGGGATCGCTTGGCAGCCGAAGCA GAATGCTGTCTGTTGAAGTACAAGAGGACATGAGGGAGGCAGCAAATAACCTTGTTAAACACTTCCACAAACCCGAACAAGAG AGGGGAAACTTGACGGTCTTGTTATGTGGTGAAGGGGGTCTGGTGCTTTCCTTGGAGAAGTTCCTCTTACACGGGTTCAAATCCAATCGTCTTTTCCAGAGGAACGTGTTTGTTTGGGATTTTGTGG AGAAGGCAGTGGTTTCCATGGAGACAGCTGATCAGATGGGTGACCTGCATGGATCAACACTGACAATGGGTCCACCCTGTGACTCACTGTGCCACTATGTCAATGCCATCAACGCCTCGCCACGAAACATTGGAAAAGAGGGCAAGTTccagctgtttgtctgcctgGGAATCAG GGATCGGCTTCTTTCTCAGTGGCTCCCCCTGCTGGCACAGTTTCCCCTGACAGCGCGGACATATGAGGAAGGTGCTCTGCTGCGGGACCGTGCCGCTGTACACTCCCTCTACCGCATCCTACACACACTCAATGAGTTTACCATCACTCTGGAGACTGCACTGGTTAAAGgagttgacctctga
- the LOC121607449 gene encoding DENN domain-containing protein 5B-like isoform X3, with translation MSGTAAATGSASCRFAHYFVVCGVDTETGLEPDDGAALIIFLLSNRDGPFPESSAAGESFEQSPIRRSFKSKVLVHYPESTDRNPFNKDAVNMLCMPRGLSFRTQADRLDPQFHSFTMSFDDGTRSYGFVHTFYEEVTSAPIITAMHTLCQMHHVEHHSASSASSPSSSSSSASSPSTCSMDSLVSSLDESDAESLAGLSACLGCAGSFDPARDTLYVSKALCLFTPLPFLQAARQFLSQLHQAVTSHTAPPLPLESYIHNILYEVPLPPPGRSLRFYGVQGPIVCQRPGPGELPLGEYPLGEAFSLLGVDNMVQLLTCALLETQVLLCSQDYQRLMTVAEGITTLLFPFQWQHIYLPIVSAPLHHLLDAPVPFLMGIQRREGAQRTSLHLPHEANLCFVDIDNHCVEAPEDLPVFPDQIELIQELSEVLLRFGLPPQGGAITNPATTSPRLSSLVLEDLMEDRRNGNLGGEELAVLERLQALARRCGGGKMSDGGKTLGHVFEEEEEELKAVKLNIQLREVFAGRFAAMFGRYEDFVIHSALDLDSWLTNREGTFSFDKGSFLAVQPATHLHFLSRFLETSMFSSFVDGKVISRWADREPMQQLFDSRLERERLYDTDEEDSRNCRYRKCTSLFESAQAIERRLLKADHTAIHPHLLDMRIGQGRHQQGYFPKLQADVLAQGQNTHKWSSRVTASRRTDPKRSTVNDHSGVDNEQRQKHTFTRKNLRQSKLLDSSPQAVTQTHREFVDGLLSECRLKTKRMLMERMGKESVELGQGEANITGLQENTLIHGLCDLLERTWGHGLQLKQGKSALWSHLLHYQAAQGKTETPAESPGSDGSEQRTFDDGAQVLKGSLIQDMRFIQTMSEGLSEVGQARAWIHLALEKKMLSQHLKELLTNQELLRHLYKPHAFLLCEEEREQFLFHLLSLNTVDHLCFTRVFTSISIPYRVVIIPMKKLSIAIATVNPWVCVSGELGDSGVRQISKNTQEIFFQCKNLGRLSTLQLGQENSGLLAKCLIDCVMVYNEITGHTYKFPCGRWLGKGVGDGSLERVLIGQLVSPGGEEDAGRWTGTPPELASPSQSVRTVLGSLGSRSRMLSVEVQEDMREAANNLVKHFHKPEQERGNLTVLLCGEGGLVLSLEKFLLHGFKSNRLFQRNVFVWDFVEKAVVSMETADQMGDLHGSTLTMGPPCDSLCHYVNAINASPRNIGKEGKFQLFVCLGIRDRLLSQWLPLLAQFPLTARTYEEGALLRDRAAVHSLYRILHTLNEFTITLETALVKGVDL, from the exons ATGAGCGGGACTGCGGCGGCCACAGGATCGGCTTCTTGCCGTTTCGCCCActattttgttgtgtgtggaGTGGACACGGAGACGGGCCTGGAGCCGGACGATGGAGCGG CTctcatcatcttcctgctctcaAACAGAGATGGACCCTTT CCAGAG agctctgctgcag gaGAGTCCTTTGAGCAGAGCCCCATTCGACGCTCCTTCAAGTCAAAGGTTCTGGTGCACTACCCTGAAAGCACAGACAGGAACCCCTTCAATAAAGATGCTGTCAACATG ctctgtATGCCGAGGGGTCTTTCCTTCCGCACGCAGGCAGACCGGCTCGATCCTCAGTTCCACTCATTCACGATGTCTTTTGACGATGGCACGCGCTCCTACGGCTTCGTCCACACCTTCTACGAGGAGGTGACCAGTGCTCCGATCATCACTGCCATGCACACTCTCTGCCAGATGCACCACGTGGAGCACCATTCAGcttcctccgcctcctctccctcctcctcgtcttcgtCTGCTTCCTCgccctccacctgcagcatGGACTCGCTTGTGAGCAGCTTGGATGAGTCGGACGCAGAGTCTCTGGCGGGGCTGTCCGCCTGCCTCGGCTGTGCAGGCTCCTTCGATCCAGCACGGGACACACTGTATGTGTCCAAAGCCCTCTGTCTCTTCACGCCGCTCCCCTTCCTGCAAGCCGCTCGACAGTTTCTGTCTCAGCTGCACCAGGCTGTGACGTCACACACAGCCCCACCCCTCCCACTGGAGAGCTACATCCATAATATCCTCTACGAGGTGCCCCTGCCTCCTCCTGGCAGGTCGTTGAGGTTTTACGGGGTGCAGGGACCTATTGTGTGCCAGCGGCCCGGGCCGGGTGAGCTTCCACTGGGAGAGTACCCTCTTGGAGAGGCATTTTCCCTGCTGGGTGTGGACAATATGGTGCAACTACTTACCTGTGCACTTCTGGAGACACAAGTCCTGCTTTGCTCGCAAG ACTACCAGCGCTTGATGACAGTGGCAGAGGGCATCACCACCTTGCTATTCCCATTCCAGTGGCAACACATCTACCTTCCCATTGTTTCTGCACCACTGCATCACCTCCTGGATGCTCCTGTGCCGTTCCTGATGGGTATCCAGCGCAGAGAGGGAGCTCAGCGGACCTCCCTCCACCTTCCACACGAG GCCAACCTGTGTTTCGTAGACATTGACAACCACTGTGTCGAGGCCCCCGAAGACCTTCCTGTGTTCCCAGACCAGATTGAGCTAATTCAGGAACTGAGTGAGGTGCTGCTGCGTTTTGGGCTCCCACCACAGGGCGGTGCGATCACTAATCCTGCCACCACCTCCCCTCGCCTGAGCAGCCTGGTGCTGGAGGATCTGATGGAGGACAGAAGGAACGGGAACCTCGGAGGCGAGGAGCTGGCGGTGCTGGAGAGGCTGCAGGCTCTAGCACGGAGGTGTGGGGGAGGAAAAATGTCAGATGGAGGGAAGACGCTGGGCCACgtgtttgaggaggaggaggaagagttgaAGGCTGTGAAGCTGAACATTCAGCTGCGGGAGGTGTTTGCTGGACGTTTTGCTGCCATGTTTGGCAGGTATGAGGATTTTGTCATCCACAGCGCTCTTGATTTGGACTCCTGGTTGACCAACCGAGAGGGGACGTTCAGCTTTGACAAG GGTTCCTTCCTCGCAGTTCAGCCTGCCACCCACTTGCACTTCTTGTCCCGGTTCCTAGAGACGtccatgttttcttcttttgtggaTGGGAAGGTGATATCTCGCTGGGCAGACAGAGAGCcaatgcagcagctgtttgacagcCGTCTGGAGAGAGAGCGGCTGTATGACACAGACGAAGAGGACTCCCGTAACTGTCGCTACAGGAAATGCACCTCGCTCTTTGAGTCAG ctcaggcCATTGAGCGCAGGCTGCTGAAGGCTGACCACACAGCCATACACCCCCACCTGCTGGACATGAGGATTGGCCAGGGTCGTCACCAGCAGGGCTACTTCCCCAAGCTGCAGGCTGATGTGCTCGCACAGGGACAAAATACCCACAA GTGGTCCAGTCGTGTTACAGCTTCACGCAGGACCGACCCCAAGAGGTCAACGGTGAATGACCACTCTGGAGTGGACAATGAACAGAGACAG AAGCACACATTTACAAGGAAGAACCTCCGCCAGTCCAAGCTGCTTGACTCATCGCCTCAAGCTGTCACTCAGACTCACCGAGAGTTTGTCGACGGGCTGCTGAGCGAGTGTCGTCTGAAG accAAACGGATGCTGATGGAGAGGATGGGGAAGGAGAGCGTGGaactgggtcagggagaggcCAACATCACAGGCCTGCAGGAGAACACGCTCATCCACGGGCTGTGTGACCTACTGGAGAGAACCTGGGGCCATGGTCTGCAGCTGaaacag GGGAAGTCTGCTCTTTGGTCCCATCTGCTTCACTATCAGGCGGCCCAGGGGAAGACAGAGACACCAGCTGAGTCTCCAG GGTCTGACGGTTCAGAACAGAGAACGTTTGATGATGGCGCTCAGGTTCTGAAAGGATCCTTGATACAAGACATGAG GTTTATCCAGACCATGAGTGAGGGTCTGTCTGAAGTGGGTCAGGCTCGGGCCTGGATCCACCTGGCTCTGGAGAAGAAAATGCTATCCCAACACCTTAAAGAGCTGCTGACAAACCAGGAGCTGCTCAG GCATCTGTATAAACCCCATGCTTTCCTACTCTGCGAGGAAGAAAGGGAGCAGTTTTTGTTCCACCTGCTCTCTCTTAACACTGTGGACCACCTCTGCTTCACACGCGTCTTCACCTCCATCA GTATTCCATACCGTGTTGTTATAATACCCATGAAGAAGCTGAGCATTGCAATAGCAACTGTTAACCCTTGGGTGTGCGTGTCAGGAGAGCTGGGTGATTCAGGAGTTCGACAGATATCGAAGAATACACAAGAGATTTTTTTCCAG TGCAAGAACCTGGGCAGGCTGAGCACTCTGCAGCTGGGACAGGAGAACTCTGGCTTGCTGGCCAAATGTCTGATAGACTGTGTGATGGTGTATAATGAGATCACTGGACACACCTACAA GTTCCCATGTGGCCGATGGCTGGGGAAAGGCGTGGGTGATGGGAGCTTGGAAAGAGTTCTTATTGGTCAGCTGGTGTCAcctggtggagaggaggacgctggaAGGTGGACAGGGACGCCTCCGGAGCTGGCCTCTCCTTCCCAGAGTGTGCGGACAGTGCTGGGATCGCTTGGCAGCCGAAGCA GAATGCTGTCTGTTGAAGTACAAGAGGACATGAGGGAGGCAGCAAATAACCTTGTTAAACACTTCCACAAACCCGAACAAGAG AGGGGAAACTTGACGGTCTTGTTATGTGGTGAAGGGGGTCTGGTGCTTTCCTTGGAGAAGTTCCTCTTACACGGGTTCAAATCCAATCGTCTTTTCCAGAGGAACGTGTTTGTTTGGGATTTTGTGG AGAAGGCAGTGGTTTCCATGGAGACAGCTGATCAGATGGGTGACCTGCATGGATCAACACTGACAATGGGTCCACCCTGTGACTCACTGTGCCACTATGTCAATGCCATCAACGCCTCGCCACGAAACATTGGAAAAGAGGGCAAGTTccagctgtttgtctgcctgGGAATCAG GGATCGGCTTCTTTCTCAGTGGCTCCCCCTGCTGGCACAGTTTCCCCTGACAGCGCGGACATATGAGGAAGGTGCTCTGCTGCGGGACCGTGCCGCTGTACACTCCCTCTACCGCATCCTACACACACTCAATGAGTTTACCATCACTCTGGAGACTGCACTGGTTAAAGgagttgacctctga